The Coccidioides posadasii str. Silveira chromosome 3, complete sequence genome contains a region encoding:
- the IPI3 gene encoding Pre-rRNA-processing protein ipi3 (BUSCO:259444at4751~EggNog:ENOG410PKTI~COG:S~BUSCO:5229at33183) translates to MLSESFVASLLTSNAPPAASSSVLKDVGICTYEFQPNSSIRATLKKSSTDANCLAVSASHIFAAQVGKAVIHVYSRERGNQEATIPFPERIRSIAIAGKETEGAAVLVLGTEGGRLILWEVCTGRQVSTPAAHLQPITSLVVDPTNNFILSGSEDGSIHVWSLPSLISFSKPHSAGQNLSPSNSPIHTISSHSAAITSIAVGHSSNRNNIAISASKDKTAIVWEYRTGKILRTFLLSGNPLCLTVDPADRAFYVGYDDGSTQLIDFFTNPSTQHILYDASQQQTPSQLSASDRWLPPSTDLGAVECLTLSYDATNLLSGHRGGAVVSWDVAKGRFASTVTTFNYPVTNLQMLRPVGLPKSGHRITVHNVVKPRYDPELSSTQSLGDAVPASYSFTAHFTSSSLPDASSIAGDEFTAALAHQFFPNSLISEGLAELRALRTAPVSSLTQNQVQLSGRSHSEDQSRLSSLEQEVEALRRQLSVHESTRDANITEIVKLRTYATGLEDLTNELLDERERAEQLKLKRQGGKEEKALKRREAWFEAEKRGKNGDVVIRKMEEEDDDENTSGGDEMSSED, encoded by the exons ATGCTCTCCGAGAGTTTTGTTGCGTCATTACTGACATCCAATGCCCCCCCGGCGGCCTCCTCGTCGGTTCTCAAAGATGTCGGTATCTGCACCTACGAATTCCAGCCAAATTCTTCCATACGCGCGACCTTGAAGAAAAGCTCTACAGATGCCAATTGTTTAGCCGTCAGTGCCTCACACATATTTGCTGCCCAGGTGGGCAAGGCTGTGATCCATGTGTATAGCCGAGAACGGGGAAACCAAGAAGCCACGATCCCATTTCCCGAACGGATACGCAGCATTGCAATTGCGGGTAAAGAGACCGAGGGAGCTGCGGTATTGGTACTAGGGACCGAAGGCGGAAGGCTAATCCTATGGGAG GTATGCACCGGACGACAAGTTTCTACCCCTGCAGCGCATTTGCAACCCATTACCTCCCTGGTCGTTGACCCGACGAATAACTTCATCCTATCCGGCTCCGAAGATGGAAGCATACACGTGTGGTCGCTACCCAGCCTGATCTCCTTCTCGAAACCCCATTCTGCTGGGCAAAACCTATCCCCTTCTAATTCGCCGATTCACACTATTTCTAGCCACTCTGCGGCGATCACAAGCATTGCCGTTGGACATAGCTCTAATAGGAACAACATTGCTATATCCGCTTCCAAAGATAAGACGGCAATTGTCTGGGAATACCGAACAGGAAAGATACTACGGACATTTCTCCTCTCTGGAAACCCACTCTGCCTTACGGTTGATCCCGCCGATCGAGCGTTTTATGTTGGTTATGACGACGGCAGCACCCAGCTCATTGACTTCTTTACGAACCCTTCTACCCAGCACATTCTTTATGATGCTAGCCAGCAGCAAACTCCTTCCCAGTTATCCGCCAGTGACCGGTGGCTGCCACCCTCGACAGATCTTGGAGCTGTAGAATGCCTTACACTATCGTATGACGCAACCAACCTTCTTTCGGGGCACAGGGGTGGTGCAGTGGTTTCCTGGGATGTCGCCAAAGGCAGATTCGCATCCACTGTCACCACATTCAATTATCCAGTCACCAATCTACAGATGCTTCGACCGGTCGGACTACCAAAATCTGGCCACAGAATAACCGTTCATAATGTTGTCAAGCCGCGATATGATCCCGAGCTTTCGAGTACACAGTCTCTTGGAGATGCCGTTCCCGCAAGTTACTCATTTACTGCCCATTTCACATCATCTTCCTTGCCTGACGCTTCATCAATCGCCGGGGATGAATTTACAGCTGCCCTTGCCCATCAATTCTTTCCAAATTCTCTGATATCCGAAGGTCTGGCGGAACTACGTGCCCTCCGCACAGCCCCAGTAAGCTCGTTAACGCAAAACCAAGTCCAACTTAGCGGACGATCACACTCAGAAGACCAGTCACGCCTCTCCTCCCTCGAACAAGAAGTTGAAGCCCTCAGACGCCAGCTCTCCGTCCACGAATCCACCCGTGACGCCAACATAACTGAAATTGTCAAGCTTCGGACGTATGCCACTGGCCTTGAAGATTTAACCAATGAGCTCCTCGACGAGCGCGAGAGAGCAGAGCAGTTAAAGCTGAAGAGGCAGGGcgggaaagaagagaaagctctGAAGCGTAGAGAAGCGTGGTTTGAGGCTGAGAAACGGGGAAAGAATGGTGACGTGGTCATTAGAAAAatggaagaggaagatgatgatgagaacACGAGTGGAGGCGATGAGATGAGCAGTGAGGACTAA
- a CDS encoding uncharacterized protein (EggNog:ENOG410PGU9~COG:S) has protein sequence MHKSKKRKVSHDVNSETNGDIPDTSRPTAVFKPQGGRSHTLSVALPGSIIANAKSHDQKTYLVGSIARALAVFCVDEIIIFEDEPESQQSGHRSRAENEYTAFSDPSHFLAHVLSYLETPPHLRRDLFPMHPNLRTAGTLPSLDMPHHIRANEWCEYREGVTIPSDNYGAEDGPSERSNKKKKSKKSKRNQQGGEEHENCSSNNTFTLVNTGIPEPVRIPNLSIQPHTRLTLKFKTQDYSDGADPVAPSTPREEAGYYWGYSIRRCTSLSSVFTECPFEGGYDLSFGTSERGLPLAHVLQHPEKIPQYKHLLLVFGGVAGLETAAKADKELAAKGIGAGEVGELFDFWVDVLPGQGSRTIRTEEAVWLGLMGLREVAVSKGT, from the exons ATGCATAAATCGAAG AAGCGGAAAGTCTCTCACGATGTGAATTCAGAGACTAATGGAGATATACCAGACACATCTAGGCCAACTGCCGTATTCAAACCCCAGGGTGGGAGATCACATACGCTAAGCGTCGCTCTCCCTGGCAGTATTATTGCAAA CGCAAAATCGCATGATCAAAAGACCTATCTTGTCGGCTCCATCGCCCGCGCATTAGCTGTATTCTGCGTCGATGAAATCATCATATTTGAAGATGAGCCGGAGTCGCAACAGTCTGGACATCGCTCCCGCGCTGAAAATGAGTACACAGCGTTCTCGGATCCGTCACACTTTTTAGCACATGTGCTTTCCTACCTCGAAACACCGCCGCATCTACGGAGGGATTTGTTCCCCATGCACCCTAATCTGAGAACAGCGGGGACATTACCGAGTTTGGACATGCCACATCATATCAGGGCAAACGAATGGTGCGAATATCGTGAAGGAGTTACGATACCGAGCGATAACTATGGCGCAGAAGATGGCCCGTCTGAGAGAAgcaacaaaaagaagaaaagcaagaagtCCAAGCGAAACCAGCAGGGAGGGGAAGAACATGAAAATTGCTCGTCCAATAATACATTTACCCTTGTGAACACAGGAATCCCAGAGCCAGTCCGCATTCCCAATCTTTCTATCCAACCTCACACCCGCTTAACCCTCAAATTCAAAACCCAAGACTACTCCGACGGCGCCGATCCGGTAGCACCGTCTACCCCTCGCGAAGAAGCAGGCTATTACTGGGGCTATTCAATCCGTCGCTGCACGTCACTATCCTCTGTATTCACCGAATGCCCATTCGAGGGTGGGTACGACTTGTCCTTCGGTACGTCGGAGCGTGGCCTGCCGCTTGCCCACGTTTTACAACACCCGGAGAAAATTCCGCAATATAAGCACTTATTGCTTGTTTTCGGGGGCGTGGCAGGGTTAGAGACGGCTGCAAAGGCCGATAAAGAGCTGGCGGCGAAGGGGATCGGGGCCGGAGAAGTTGGAGaattatttgatttttgGGTAGATGTGCTGCCGGGGCAGGGGAGTAGGACGATTCGGACCGAAGAAGCGGTTTGGCTAGGATTGATGGGGCTGCGGGAGGTGGCCGTGAGCAAGGGCACCTAA